TCGCCGCGCCGAGCTGACCGGCGGTGACGCCGTCCATCGGCTCGAGGTGCGCCTCGTCGAGCTGGGTCACCGTCAGTCGGCGCAGGCCCTTGGTGGAGCCCACGAAGTCGGCCACGAAGTCGTCGGCCGGCCGGCCGAGGAGCTCGGCGGGGGTGGCGTACTGCGCGAGCCGGCCGCCCGTCTCGAACACCGCGACCCGGTCGCCCATCCGCACCGCTTCGTCGATGTCGTGGGTCACCAGCACCACGGTCTTGTCGAGCTCGCGCTGGAGCCGGAGGAACTCGTCCTGCAGCCGCGCGCGCACCACCGGGTCGACCGCGCCGAAGGGCTCGTCCATCAACAGCACCGGCGGGTTGGCCGCGAGCGCGCGGGCCACACCGACGCGCTGACGCTGGCCGCCGGAGAGCTGGTGCGGGTAGCGATCGGCGTACGACGTCTCCAGCCCGACCGTCTCCATGAGCTCGAGGGCTCGCGCCTTCGCGGTGCTCCTGCTCTCGCCGTACAGCAGGGGCACGGTCA
This is a stretch of genomic DNA from Nocardioides sp. InS609-2. It encodes these proteins:
- a CDS encoding ATP-binding cassette domain-containing protein, which translates into the protein MIRLEGVGKTYDDGTVAVHELDLEVARGEIACLVGPSGCGKSTTLKMINRLIEPTTGRIMLDGADVTGSDPVKLRRGIGYVIQQVGLFPHQTILTNVMTVPLLYGESRSTAKARALELMETVGLETSYADRYPHQLSGGQRQRVGVARALAANPPVLLMDEPFGAVDPVVRARLQDEFLRLQRELDKTVVLVTHDIDEAVRMGDRVAVFETGGRLAQYATPAELLGRPADDFVADFVGSTKGLRRLTVTQLDEAHLEPMDGVTAGQLGAAIDIDSTLEEALAVLLRDDKPMVGVKRGAAFVGVLTPNGIHRALRASLAETVATAGDRDVAMP